ATCGAGTTTTTCGATCTCTTTTGATATATTGTAAAATGGAAATCTAGGATCTGCATCAAGGGCAACACCCGGTAGAGTCGTCACTTCTTCATTTCTGCTATAACATATAACGGTAAATTTGTCATCGACCGCTTGATTTCCTGTGCTTTGTACTCTTTTACCAAGATATTCGTTTATGAAACTCGATTTGCCCGCACTGAAGGTTCCAAGAATAGAGATAAGTGGCCACCAGGAAATCGATTCTGTATAGGTTTGTTTGTCGTTTAAAAATCCAACTTTGCGTGCTATAGTATCAAGCTCTTTATACTCATCGATCACTTCCATCAAAATGGGATTTTCCTCTTTGAGGTGTTCTTTGAGTTTTGCATATCGCTCTTTTGGCGTCATAGAGTTCCTTTTTACACGTTACTTTTCATTTAATTATAGTACAAATTTTTCCTTTCAAGAATAAATAAATTTGCTAATGATAATTGACATATTTTTTTGATATAATTTTATAAAAACATACTCAAGGAGGTTCCATGGCAAAACACCATTTCGAGGCAGAGATATCGAAATTGTTACAACTCATGATCCATTCACTCTATACAAACAAAGAGATCTTCCTGCGAGAACTGATCTCCAATGCAAACGATGCCATCGATAAACTGCATCTCTTGACTTTGACAGATGAAAAGTTCAAAAATTTTGCCTTCGATCCCAAAATAACCATTACGCTGGATGAAGCAGAAAACAGACTTATAGTATCCGATAATGGGATAGGGATGGATGATGTGGATATGGTGGAAAATCTGGGAACCATCGCAAAGAGTGGAACAAAAAGTTTCTTAGAAAAACTCACAGGCGATACGAAGAAGGATGCACATCTAATAGGCCAATTTGGTGTGGGATTTTACAGTGCCTTCATGGTGGCAAAACGAGTAGAAGTTGTAAGTAAAAAGGTAGGTGATGAGAAAGCGTGGATATGGAGTAGTGAGGCAAATGGAGAGTTTGAAATAGATGAAGCGACAAGAAAAGAACAGGGAACCGATGTAATTTTGTATCTTACTGAAGAAAATAAAGAATTCTTGCAAGAGTGGAGAATCAAAGAGATCGTCAAAAAATACAGCGATCACATTCCATACAAGATCTATCTCAAAATTGATGACAAAGAGGAGCAGATAAATAGTGCAAAAGCGCTATGGCGCATGAGTAAAAATGAGATAAAAGAAGAAGAATATAAAGAGTTCTACAAAACGCTTTCCCATGACAACAACGATCCTTTATACTGGATCCATACGAAAGCAGAAGGAACATTAGAGTACACAACACTTTTTTATATTCCATCTGTACAACCATTCGACCTTTTCAGAGCCGATTATGAACCAGGGGTGAAACTCTATGTAAAAAATGTCTTCATAATGCAAGATCGCCAATTGCTTCCTACATATCTAAGATTTATTCGGGGAATCATCGATTCAGAAGATTTGCCTCTTAATATATCAAGAGAGATGCTCCAACACAATGTGGTACTCGAAAAGATCAAAAAAGCCTCTGTGAAAAAAATATTGGGTGAACTCAAGAAACTCAAAGACAAAGATAGAGAAAAGTATGTCAAAATATGGGAGCTCTTCGGCAAAGTCATAAAAGAGGGCCTTATGAGCGATTTTGAGAACAAAGAGCTTCTGAAAGATCTCATCCTTTTTAAAACATCAAAAAGTGACGAGTATATCGACTTTGAAACCTATGTGAAGAACATGAAAGAACATCAAAAATCGATCTATTACTTAATCGGCGAAAAAGATCTCAAAGACTCGCCACTGCTTGACCGGTTCAACAAAGAGGATTTCGAAGTTATCTTCTTTACTGATGAGATCGATTCTTTCATCATTCCATCTATCTCGGAATATAAAGAGAAAAAACTCAAATCCATTGCAAGTACAGAAGTGGATGAGGATTTTGAAACTCCTGAAATTGATGAGAGCAAATATAAGGAGCTGTTAGATGCCATCAAAAAGGCACTGGAAGATGAAGTCAAAGATGTCAAAATCACTTCTCGTCTTCAAGAATCACCTGCTTGTTTGGTACATGATAAAAACGATCCAGAGTTTCAAACCTATGAACTTTTAAAACAGATGGGGCAATATGCTATTGAGCCAAAACCTATTTTGGAAATAAATCCAGAGCACTCCATATTTACAAAACTGCTTTTGAAAAACGATTTTTCTTTGGCAAAAGATCTGGCCATTGTACTCTACAATGAAGCAAGACTTCTTGAAGGAATGGATCTGAAAGATCCAGGAACCTTTGCATCCAGTCTCAATAAACTTATTGAAAAAGCCCTCACAAACTGAGGGCTTACAATCTTTCTAATATATTTGAATTTATAAAACTTGATTGACTTAGACTAATATTTTATGCTATAATCAAAATAAAAAATTTGGAGGTCAAAATTGAGTAAAAGCTTATATGAAACATTGGGGGTGAGTCCCGATGCCTCTGCCGATGAGATAAAAAAAGCGTATAGAAAATTAGCAAGAAAATACCACCCAGATATCTGTAAAGAACCGGAATGTGAAGAGAAATTCAAAGAGATCAATGCCGCGTACGAGATATTGAGTGACCCGGAAAAACGAAAACAGTACGATCAGTTTGGCGATAGTATGTTCGGTGGACAAAATTTCCACGATTTTGCACAGCAAAACTTTCAAGGCGGCGTTGATCTGGATGAAATTTTGCGAAGTATCTTCGGTGGTGGTGGATTTGGAGGCTTTTCTGGCGGTACAAGTTACAGCAGAGGCGGCTTTGGCGGTTTTGGAGGCTTTGAAGAGTTCGCTCAACCAGATCTTGATCTCCATGCAAAAATCACTATTCCTTTTAGAACGGCTGTACTTGGAGGAACCCACTCACTTACGATCAATGGGGAAACATTCGATGTTCGCATTCCACCGGGACTCAAAAATGGCGATACATTACGTATTCGTGGGAAAGGAAAAAGCTATAACGGGAAAAGAGGCGATCTACTTCTAAAAGTAGAAGTGGCATCGGATCCCGAGTACGAACGAGTCGGAAACGATTTGTATAAAACGATCGATATTCCTTTAAAAATCGCGATGTTTGGTGGAAAAGTCAAAGTGCCGACACTTGAAAAAGAGATTACACTGAAAGTACCTAAAAATACTAAATGTGGTGCGAAGTTTCGAGTCAAAGGGCTTGGTGTTTTGGATCGAAAAACAAAACAAAAAGGAGATCTCTATTTACGTGCAAATATTGTCTTGCCAAAAGTGGAAGAACTCGATCCAGAACTTGCTAAAATGATGGAAGAAAAATTGCCAGGAGGCGAAAATGCATAGATATGATGAACCTGTATATCTTATAAGTGTAGTAGCGAAGGTACTCAATATCCATCCACAAACACTACGTCAATATGAACGCGAAGGACTTATTTCACCATCGCGAACACAAGGAAAAACAAGGCTCTATTCTCAAAAAGATATCGATAGGATCAAAACGATTTTGCGTTTGACCAGAGATCTTGGTGTAAACCTGGCAGGGGTTGATATCATACTTCGACTCAAAGAGCAGATGGCACAGATGGAAAAAGAGATTGAACATTTACGCTCAGAACTTGAAAAATATGAGAATCAGATGTGTGTTCCTAAGAGCAGGGCAGTCGTTAAAAAGGATTACAATACGGATATAATCATTTTTGATGAAGAGGAGTGATATTTCATCACTCACTCAAGCGCTGAATATTTGCACCAAGTGCATTGAGTTTTTCTTCAAGCTTTTCATACCCTCTATCGAGATGGTAAATTCTATGGACATTGGTAGTTCCCTTCGCTGCAAGTCCTGCCAAAACCAGGGCACTGCTCGCTCTTAAATCCGTCGCCATTACATCTGCACCCCAAAGTTCCGTCGGTCCAATAACTGTAGCAATATTGCCTTTGAGCTGGATATTGGCTCCAAACCTTTTGAGCTCACTTACATGCATAAATCTATTTTCAAAAAGCCTCTCTTCTATAATGGAAGCCCCATTGGCCAAAAGAGCCAAAGCCATAAACTGAGCTTGCATATCGGTAGGGAAACCGGGATACTCGGAAGTGACAATTTCCACTGGTTCGATCGTTCTTGCAGGATGGATCGTTATGTTTGATTCGTTAACATCCAAAGGAAAACCCATCTGCTTTAGTTTGACTAAAACAGAGTCGAGATGATGGGGAATAACATTTTCAATCGATAATGTAGAATTTGTTATCGCTCCCGCACACAAATAGGTCCCAGCTTCTATTCGATCAGGAATAACATGGATCGCTCTCATTTCAATCGGCTCTCTATCAGTACCTTCGATAATCAGTTCATCACTACCGATTCCGTCAATTTGTACGCCCGCATCTTTTAAAACTTCACACAACTGTACGACTTCCGGTTCTTTTGCCGCATTTATGATAGTAGTAGTGCCTTTAGCAAGTGCGGCTGCCATCACAATATTCTCTGTTCCCGTGACCGTAATCTTGTCAAAAATAATTGTAGAACCCTTGAGACCATTAGGCGCTTCAGCTACTACATATCCTGCTTTAATGGTAATCTTCGCTCCCATCTGTTCAAGTGCCTGTAAATGTAAATCAATCGGTCTTTGACCGATGGCACACCCTCCGGGAAGACTCACTTCACATCGTCCGTACTTCGCCAATATCGGCCCTAAAACCAAGATAGAAGCCCGCATTGTTCGAACGATATCATACGTTGCAACAGTCGATGTCAGTTTTGAAGCGTCGATCGTTGCCAAACCATCTTCATACTGATAAGAAGCCCCAAGGTTTTGGAGTAACCGAAGTAGGGTTTTGATATCTTGAACATCGGGGAGATTGTCTATTTGTACGCTCTGTTTCGACAAAATTGTTGAAGCAATCAATGGAAGTGCCGCGTTTTTTGCACCAGAGATTGGAACAGAGCCATTTAAAGTCTTTCCACCTTCAATACGAAGGAAATCCATCAAGATCCTTTTTTAAGGTAGATTATACTAAAATCTGCATTGATATTATTTAATATTTACAAGGTTGTTCATGACCAACAATATTGAAAAACTCCACAAACTCGTAGAAAATTTTGTGAGTTACGAAAAGCTCAGACGAGAGAATAGTCGAAAACTCCGTTCACTATTTCAAGAGCTACAAATCGATCAGAAAGTCGATAACCTAGATACGTTGCTTAGTTTCTCCGCGATTAATGTTACAGGATTTTCTTTGCAAGAAGATAGTTTTTTAGCTATTCATCCAAAACGCTATATTCAAATTATTGGTATAGCAAACGGAAAAAATGTTAATTTGCGCTATTTTGGCAGGAGTGAACAGGTAG
The Nitratiruptor sp. SB155-2 genome window above contains:
- a CDS encoding heat shock protein transcriptional repressor HspR; translated protein: MHRYDEPVYLISVVAKVLNIHPQTLRQYEREGLISPSRTQGKTRLYSQKDIDRIKTILRLTRDLGVNLAGVDIILRLKEQMAQMEKEIEHLRSELEKYENQMCVPKSRAVVKKDYNTDIIIFDEEE
- the murA gene encoding UDP-N-acetylglucosamine 1-carboxyvinyltransferase, with the protein product MDFLRIEGGKTLNGSVPISGAKNAALPLIASTILSKQSVQIDNLPDVQDIKTLLRLLQNLGASYQYEDGLATIDASKLTSTVATYDIVRTMRASILVLGPILAKYGRCEVSLPGGCAIGQRPIDLHLQALEQMGAKITIKAGYVVAEAPNGLKGSTIIFDKITVTGTENIVMAAALAKGTTTIINAAKEPEVVQLCEVLKDAGVQIDGIGSDELIIEGTDREPIEMRAIHVIPDRIEAGTYLCAGAITNSTLSIENVIPHHLDSVLVKLKQMGFPLDVNESNITIHPARTIEPVEIVTSEYPGFPTDMQAQFMALALLANGASIIEERLFENRFMHVSELKRFGANIQLKGNIATVIGPTELWGADVMATDLRASSALVLAGLAAKGTTNVHRIYHLDRGYEKLEEKLNALGANIQRLSE
- a CDS encoding DnaJ family protein, coding for MSKSLYETLGVSPDASADEIKKAYRKLARKYHPDICKEPECEEKFKEINAAYEILSDPEKRKQYDQFGDSMFGGQNFHDFAQQNFQGGVDLDEILRSIFGGGGFGGFSGGTSYSRGGFGGFGGFEEFAQPDLDLHAKITIPFRTAVLGGTHSLTINGETFDVRIPPGLKNGDTLRIRGKGKSYNGKRGDLLLKVEVASDPEYERVGNDLYKTIDIPLKIAMFGGKVKVPTLEKEITLKVPKNTKCGAKFRVKGLGVLDRKTKQKGDLYLRANIVLPKVEELDPELAKMMEEKLPGGENA
- the htpG gene encoding molecular chaperone HtpG is translated as MAKHHFEAEISKLLQLMIHSLYTNKEIFLRELISNANDAIDKLHLLTLTDEKFKNFAFDPKITITLDEAENRLIVSDNGIGMDDVDMVENLGTIAKSGTKSFLEKLTGDTKKDAHLIGQFGVGFYSAFMVAKRVEVVSKKVGDEKAWIWSSEANGEFEIDEATRKEQGTDVILYLTEENKEFLQEWRIKEIVKKYSDHIPYKIYLKIDDKEEQINSAKALWRMSKNEIKEEEYKEFYKTLSHDNNDPLYWIHTKAEGTLEYTTLFYIPSVQPFDLFRADYEPGVKLYVKNVFIMQDRQLLPTYLRFIRGIIDSEDLPLNISREMLQHNVVLEKIKKASVKKILGELKKLKDKDREKYVKIWELFGKVIKEGLMSDFENKELLKDLILFKTSKSDEYIDFETYVKNMKEHQKSIYYLIGEKDLKDSPLLDRFNKEDFEVIFFTDEIDSFIIPSISEYKEKKLKSIASTEVDEDFETPEIDESKYKELLDAIKKALEDEVKDVKITSRLQESPACLVHDKNDPEFQTYELLKQMGQYAIEPKPILEINPEHSIFTKLLLKNDFSLAKDLAIVLYNEARLLEGMDLKDPGTFASSLNKLIEKALTN